One part of the Polycyclovorans algicola TG408 genome encodes these proteins:
- a CDS encoding flavin-containing monooxygenase: MPRSSPQPEAVPHHDVVIIGTGFAGLCMAIKLKEAGQNDFMLIERGGDVGGTWRDNQYPGAACDVPSHLYSFSFEPNTDWSRKYPTQPELFAYLRGVADKHGLRPNIRFNTHFEGAEFDSANQRWTVRTSGGVFTARVVVSGSGGLAEPKLPEIAGVETFRGDTFHSSRWNHDIDLAGKRVAVIGTGASAIQFVPEIAAKVGRLDVYQRTPNWIIPRPDRAYSGIEKTLFEKLPITRQIHRSVIYWGHEARVVGLVLNPAFMVLFQKIAERHIRKQVADPALRAKVTPDYTIGCKRILISNDWYPAISRDNVDVITDGIREIKAHSIVTADGTEREVDVLIFATGFYATENPIADVIRGADGQTLADVWAEGEEAFLGVQVKRFPNLFFIVGPNSGLGHSSMVFMIEAQVRYISEVLGLMRDREARSVDIRPEVQDQFNAGLQQRLGGSIWATGCQSWYQHRSGKITALWPGFTWEYWLKTRRINPNHYLTA; this comes from the coding sequence ATGCCCCGTTCATCACCCCAGCCTGAAGCCGTCCCGCATCACGACGTGGTCATTATCGGCACCGGCTTTGCCGGCCTGTGCATGGCCATCAAACTGAAAGAAGCCGGCCAGAACGACTTCATGCTGATCGAGCGTGGCGGCGATGTCGGCGGTACCTGGCGCGACAACCAGTACCCCGGCGCGGCCTGCGACGTGCCCTCGCACCTGTACTCCTTTAGCTTCGAGCCGAATACCGATTGGTCGCGCAAGTACCCGACCCAGCCGGAGCTGTTTGCCTATCTGCGCGGCGTTGCCGACAAGCATGGTCTGCGGCCCAACATTCGCTTCAACACGCACTTCGAAGGCGCCGAGTTCGACAGCGCAAACCAGCGTTGGACGGTGCGCACCAGCGGCGGCGTCTTCACCGCGCGGGTCGTGGTGTCGGGCAGCGGCGGCCTGGCCGAACCCAAGCTGCCAGAGATTGCGGGTGTCGAAACCTTCAGGGGCGACACCTTTCACTCGTCACGCTGGAACCACGACATTGACCTTGCCGGCAAGCGCGTCGCGGTGATCGGCACCGGCGCCTCGGCGATCCAGTTCGTGCCGGAGATTGCCGCGAAAGTGGGGCGGCTGGACGTCTATCAACGCACGCCCAACTGGATCATTCCGCGCCCCGACCGCGCCTACAGTGGCATCGAGAAAACCCTGTTCGAGAAGCTGCCCATCACCCGGCAGATTCACCGCTCGGTGATTTACTGGGGGCACGAAGCTCGCGTGGTCGGGCTGGTGCTCAACCCGGCGTTCATGGTGTTGTTCCAGAAGATCGCCGAACGTCACATCCGCAAGCAGGTTGCTGACCCCGCGCTGCGCGCCAAGGTGACGCCGGATTACACCATCGGCTGCAAGCGCATTCTTATTTCCAACGACTGGTACCCGGCCATCTCGCGCGACAACGTCGACGTGATCACCGATGGCATTCGCGAGATCAAGGCGCACAGCATCGTCACCGCCGACGGCACCGAGCGCGAGGTCGACGTCCTGATTTTTGCCACCGGCTTTTACGCCACCGAGAACCCGATTGCCGACGTGATTCGCGGCGCCGACGGACAGACCTTGGCGGATGTCTGGGCCGAGGGCGAAGAGGCGTTTCTGGGCGTGCAGGTCAAGCGCTTTCCCAACCTGTTTTTCATCGTCGGCCCCAACAGCGGGCTGGGCCACAGCTCGATGGTGTTCATGATCGAGGCGCAGGTGCGCTACATCAGCGAGGTGCTGGGCCTGATGCGCGACCGCGAGGCCCGCAGCGTCGACATTCGACCCGAGGTGCAGGATCAGTTCAACGCAGGCTTGCAGCAGCGCTTGGGCGGCTCCATCTGGGCCACCGGCTGCCAGAGCTGGTACCAGCACCGGTCCGGCAAGATCACTGCACTATGGCCGGGCTTCACCTGGGAATACTGGCTCAAGACGCGTCGCATCAACCCCAATCATTACCTGACCGCCTGA
- a CDS encoding SDR family NAD(P)-dependent oxidoreductase, with translation MKSFNNKVAAITGAGSGMGRTLAQNLAAQGCHLALSDVNEAGLAETVALLKDSGVRVTHQRLDVADRKAMFAWADQVVADHGKVNLIFNNAGVGLAATVEGMKIEDFEWLMNINFWGVVHGTQAFLPKLKAAGEGHIINTSSLFGLLAVPSQSAYHASKFAVRGFTESLRQELDMTDCGVSATCVHPGGIKTAIARNSRMDASIQALGMDEKKAGKKFEQNFITTAEKAAAIILKAVQKNDRRVLVGPDAKMLDKLARLAPSAYPRVLAKLIKR, from the coding sequence ATGAAATCTTTCAATAACAAAGTGGCCGCCATCACCGGTGCCGGTTCCGGCATGGGCCGCACCTTGGCGCAGAACCTTGCGGCGCAGGGCTGTCATCTGGCGTTGTCTGACGTCAACGAGGCCGGCCTGGCCGAAACCGTGGCGCTGCTGAAAGACAGCGGCGTGCGCGTCACCCACCAGCGACTCGACGTCGCCGACCGCAAAGCGATGTTCGCCTGGGCCGACCAAGTGGTGGCCGATCACGGCAAGGTCAATCTCATCTTCAACAATGCCGGCGTCGGCCTCGCCGCCACCGTTGAAGGCATGAAGATTGAAGACTTCGAGTGGTTGATGAACATCAATTTCTGGGGCGTGGTGCACGGCACGCAAGCCTTCCTGCCCAAGCTCAAGGCGGCGGGCGAAGGGCACATCATCAACACCTCCAGCCTGTTCGGGCTGCTGGCCGTGCCATCGCAGTCGGCGTATCACGCCAGCAAGTTCGCGGTGCGCGGCTTCACCGAAAGCCTGCGTCAGGAGCTGGACATGACCGACTGCGGTGTGTCGGCCACCTGCGTGCATCCGGGTGGCATCAAGACTGCCATCGCCCGCAACTCGCGCATGGACGCCAGCATCCAGGCACTGGGCATGGACGAGAAAAAGGCCGGCAAGAAGTTCGAGCAGAACTTCATCACCACCGCTGAAAAGGCGGCGGCCATCATTCTCAAGGCGGTGCAGAAGAACGATCGCCGCGTGCTGGTGGGCCCCGACGCAAAAATGCTCGACAAGCTTGCCCGGCTGGCACCCTCGGCTTACCCCCGGGTTCTGGCCAAGCTGATTAAGCGATAA
- a CDS encoding TetR/AcrR family transcriptional regulator yields the protein MSDITDTQTTHVRRRTYKGESLDVRRAERRSKLLDAALECFGTAGYHGTSVRSVCQAAGLTERYFYESFAHSEALLEALYEKLSNDLEARIVAAVDGAAPDPVAMSHAALDVYYRHCEDERVARVTHFEILGVSPAIDRCYRTRMGRFAKLIAGVMQAVAPVAQRTPVQMELMSTGMVGAVVQITMHWVMSGYRASRADVVESALMLFSALVGHWQGQGANTPR from the coding sequence ATGTCAGACATCACCGACACCCAGACCACCCACGTCCGTCGTCGCACCTACAAAGGCGAGAGCCTTGATGTGCGTCGCGCCGAACGCCGCAGCAAATTGCTCGACGCCGCGCTGGAATGCTTCGGCACAGCCGGCTACCACGGCACATCCGTTCGCAGCGTGTGCCAGGCCGCCGGATTGACCGAACGCTACTTCTACGAATCGTTCGCCCACAGCGAAGCCTTGCTGGAGGCGCTGTACGAAAAGCTGTCGAATGACCTGGAAGCACGCATCGTCGCCGCCGTCGATGGCGCGGCACCCGACCCGGTGGCGATGTCGCACGCCGCCCTCGACGTCTACTACCGCCACTGCGAAGACGAGCGCGTCGCACGCGTCACGCACTTCGAAATTCTTGGCGTCAGCCCGGCCATTGACCGTTGCTACCGCACCCGCATGGGTCGCTTTGCGAAACTGATTGCCGGCGTCATGCAGGCCGTCGCGCCCGTTGCCCAACGCACCCCGGTACAGATGGAATTGATGTCGACCGGCATGGTCGGCGCCGTGGTGCAGATCACCATGCACTGGGTGATGAGTGGTTACCGCGCGTCGCGCGCCGACGTCGTCGAAAGTGCGCTGATGCTGTTCAGCGCCCTGGTCGGGCACTGGCAGGGCCAAGGGGCCAATACGCCACGCTGA